In one Siniperca chuatsi isolate FFG_IHB_CAS linkage group LG14, ASM2008510v1, whole genome shotgun sequence genomic region, the following are encoded:
- the LOC122888869 gene encoding histone H2AX codes for MSGRGKTGAKARAKAKTRSSRAGLQFPVGRVHRLLRKGNYAERVGAGAPVYLAAVLEYLTAEILELAGNAARDNKKTRIIPRHLQLAVRNDEELNKLLGGVTIAQGGVLPNIQAVLLPKKTGQSAPSSGKAGKKASSQSQEY; via the coding sequence ATGTCTGGAAGAGGCAAAACAGGAGCAAAGGCCCGTGCTAAGGCCAAGACCCGCAGCTCCCGCGCCGGTCTCCAGTTCCCTGTTGGCCGTGTCCATCGTCTCCTTCGTAAGGGTAACTACGCTGAAAGAGTCGGCGCCGGAGCCCCCGTATACCTGGCCGCCGTCCTGGAGTATCTCACCGCTGAGATCCTGGAGTTGGCTGGCAACGCCGCCAGGGACAACAAGAAGACCCGTATCATCCCTCGTCATCTCCAGCTGGCTGTACGCAACGACGAGGAGCTGAACAAACTGCTCGGCGGTGTGACCATCGCCCAGGGAGGCGTCCTGCCCAACATCCAGGCCGTCCTGCTGCCCAAGAAGACCGGCCAGTCTGCACCGAGCTCCGGCAAGGCGGGAAAGAAGGCCTCTTCTCAATCCCAAGAGTATTAG